Genomic DNA from Bacillota bacterium:
AATCCTGATCTTGTGAACCGCATAGTCCCTGGAGACATACTGGTGGCCGGCCGCAACTTCGGGATCGGTTCGAGCCGCGAGCACGCACCTCGCATCATTAAGACGAGCGGAATCGCGGCAGTGGTGGCGGACTCTTTCTCGCGCCTGTTCTTCCGAAACGCCATCAACGTCGGCCTGCCTGCGGTGGTGTGCGATACAGCTGGCATCGAGGAGGGAGACGTCCTAGAAATCAACCTTGGGCTCGGTGTCCTGACGGATTCCGCCCGTGGTATCGTACGCAACATTCCCCCTCTACCTCCGGTGATGCTGGAGATTCTCGCCCAAGGGGGTCTCGTGCCGTATGTGAAAAGGCGCGGTGACCTGGCAATCGACGGGGACTGAGTAACCCAACCGGTAGCGGGAGGTCATGAATGTGACGTGCGCTGAACGATTGGCCCAATTCGTTGTTCAAACCACCCTTGAGGGTGTCCCAGCGCGCGTTAGGAGGCAGGCCAGGTTGAGCCTGCTCGATACCATAGGGGCCATGCTCTCTGCCTGGGAAGAACCCAGCACTGGCATTGCGGTGTCGTTGGTCCGGCGGCAGGGAGGGCATCCCGAGAGCACAATCATGGTGGCCGGGGATCGCGTCCCGGCGCTGGAGGCGGCTTTTTGCCACGGTATGATGGCTCATGCCAACGAGATGGACAACCACACCAACCACCGCAGGTCGCTCAACCATCCTGGGGTTACTGTTATACCTCCCGCTCTGGCGGTGGGGGATAAGGTGCGTTCCCGTGGG
This window encodes:
- a CDS encoding 3-isopropylmalate dehydratase small subunit, which translates into the protein MLKGRVWRVGDDISTDLIAPGRYFHLRSNLPELARHLLEDVNPDLVNRIVPGDILVAGRNFGIGSSREHAPRIIKTSGIAAVVADSFSRLFFRNAINVGLPAVVCDTAGIEEGDVLEINLGLGVLTDSARGIVRNIPPLPPVMLEILAQGGLVPYVKRRGDLAIDGD